The following are encoded together in the Pedobacter sp. D749 genome:
- the carA gene encoding glutamine-hydrolyzing carbamoyl-phosphate synthase small subunit yields MTNYTKLPAILLLADGTVFYGKAAGKIGTTTGEICFNTGMTGYQEIFTDPSYFGQIMVTTNAHIGNYGIHKDEIESGSIKIAGLVCKNYNIVYSRKEATESIQDYFQNDNLVAISDIDTRALVRHIRDKGAMNAIISSEITDLEELKQKLADVPSMEGLELSSKVSTSEPYFYGNPEASLKVAALDLGIKKNILRSFENRDIYVQVFPAKTTFAEMEKFGPDGYFISNGPGDPSVMPYAVETIKDILAEDKPLFGICLGHQLLAEANGIGTMKMFNGHRGLNHPVKNIIKNHCEVTSQNHGFGVIPDEVRNSDKVEITHVNLNDKSIEGIRVKGKKAFSVQYHPESSPGPHDSRYLFDDFVEVMKGELVW; encoded by the coding sequence ATGACTAACTACACCAAGTTACCTGCGATTTTATTACTGGCCGATGGCACAGTTTTTTACGGCAAAGCGGCCGGAAAAATTGGAACTACTACTGGCGAAATTTGTTTTAATACCGGGATGACAGGTTACCAGGAAATTTTCACCGATCCAAGTTATTTTGGACAGATAATGGTTACCACCAATGCACATATTGGTAATTATGGTATCCATAAAGATGAGATCGAATCGGGTTCGATCAAAATTGCTGGTTTAGTCTGCAAAAATTACAATATCGTTTATAGCCGTAAAGAAGCAACCGAATCAATTCAGGATTATTTTCAAAATGATAATTTAGTTGCCATTTCTGATATCGATACGCGTGCGTTGGTTCGTCACATCAGGGATAAAGGCGCCATGAACGCGATCATTTCATCTGAAATTACCGACCTGGAAGAATTAAAACAAAAGCTGGCTGATGTACCATCAATGGAAGGTTTAGAGCTTTCTTCTAAAGTAAGTACTAGCGAACCATATTTTTACGGTAACCCTGAGGCAAGCCTAAAAGTTGCTGCCCTTGATTTAGGTATCAAGAAAAACATTTTGCGCAGCTTCGAAAACCGCGATATCTACGTTCAGGTTTTCCCTGCTAAAACCACTTTTGCCGAAATGGAAAAATTTGGTCCTGATGGTTATTTTATTTCTAACGGTCCTGGCGATCCATCGGTAATGCCTTACGCGGTAGAAACCATCAAAGATATATTAGCAGAAGATAAACCATTGTTCGGGATCTGCTTAGGTCACCAGTTATTGGCCGAAGCTAACGGTATTGGTACCATGAAAATGTTTAATGGTCACCGTGGATTAAACCACCCTGTTAAAAACATTATCAAAAACCACTGCGAGGTTACTTCACAGAACCATGGCTTTGGTGTAATTCCAGATGAGGTTAGAAACTCTGATAAAGTAGAAATTACACACGTTAACCTGAATGATAAATCAATCGAAGGAATCCGTGTTAAAGGTAAAAAAGCATTCTCGGTTCAATATCACCCGGAATCTTCTCCAGGCCCACATGATTCACGTTACTTATTCGATGATTTCGTTGAAGTAATGAAAGGTGAGCTGGTTTGGTAA
- a CDS encoding ABC transporter ATP-binding protein, producing METKKAIISVKDLVKKYDDFVAVQGLSFEVYEHEIFGLLGPNGAGKTTTLEIIETLRAKTSGEIIVDGFSVDKHPQDIKQIIGVQLQAAGYYPNLNLIELIELFAGLYGAKIKPMEMLEKVNLQDKAKAKYKALSGGQKQRFSIATTLINQPKIIFLDEPTTGLDPQARRNLWDLITEIRDAGTTVVITTHYMDEAEQLCDRVAFVERGQIIALDTPDNLIDQLVNSGFERKKEVKKANLEDVFINLTGQEWRE from the coding sequence ATGGAAACAAAAAAAGCCATTATCAGTGTTAAAGACCTGGTAAAAAAATACGATGATTTCGTGGCCGTTCAAGGGCTTAGTTTTGAGGTGTATGAGCATGAGATTTTTGGTCTGCTTGGCCCTAATGGCGCCGGAAAGACCACTACCCTCGAAATTATCGAAACATTGAGAGCTAAAACATCGGGTGAAATTATTGTTGATGGTTTTTCTGTTGATAAACATCCGCAGGACATTAAACAGATTATTGGTGTACAGCTACAGGCAGCTGGTTATTATCCGAATCTAAACCTGATTGAACTGATTGAACTTTTTGCCGGATTATATGGCGCCAAAATTAAACCCATGGAAATGCTGGAGAAAGTGAATCTTCAGGATAAGGCCAAAGCCAAATACAAAGCACTTTCAGGCGGACAAAAGCAGCGTTTCTCTATCGCCACAACACTCATCAATCAACCAAAGATTATTTTTTTGGATGAGCCTACAACAGGTCTGGATCCACAGGCCCGCAGGAATCTTTGGGATCTGATTACAGAAATCCGAGACGCGGGAACAACCGTAGTTATTACCACACACTATATGGACGAGGCTGAACAGCTTTGCGATCGCGTTGCTTTTGTAGAACGCGGACAAATTATCGCTCTGGATACGCCTGATAATTTAATAGACCAATTAGTAAACAGCGGTTTTGAACGCAAAAAAGAGGTTAAAAAAGCTAACCTGGAAGATGTGTTCATCAACCTTACCGGGCAAGAGTGGCGTGAATAG
- a CDS encoding ABC transporter permease, whose amino-acid sequence MKKYNNLTATLALAKASFRSIMRSPSAVVFTLAFPLIFILVFGFLGGGGTRIDVGVTPGSDVNNPVMSMLEKTGMIRLVKDKSKAEFDKLLEKGNVDAMIDVHRKVNSAAYSVNVVYTSASRDKGGILKSVLNNIFYDKTLKPTVAEIKESTITGREYKTIDFILPGQLGFSLLSTGVFGTAFVFLSLRQTLVIKRFFATPVRRSSIVIGEGIARIGFALIGALFIILIGHFFFGFTLVHGALTVVNMLILATMGIIVFMGFGFIISGIAKSESMVPPISNIITLPQFLLSGTFFSIEAFPSWLQPISRALPLTYLNDAMRKVAFEGLGLWDVKFQIMILLLWGIGIYAVAVKVFKWE is encoded by the coding sequence ATGAAAAAATATAACAACCTTACAGCAACCCTGGCCCTTGCCAAAGCGAGTTTCCGGTCGATTATGCGGAGTCCATCGGCAGTAGTATTTACACTTGCTTTTCCTTTGATATTTATCCTTGTCTTCGGATTTCTGGGCGGCGGTGGAACCCGCATTGATGTTGGGGTAACACCAGGCTCTGATGTAAACAACCCGGTAATGAGCATGTTGGAAAAAACAGGAATGATCCGTTTGGTCAAAGATAAATCAAAAGCCGAATTTGATAAATTACTTGAAAAGGGTAATGTTGATGCCATGATTGATGTACATAGAAAAGTAAATTCTGCCGCCTATTCGGTTAATGTGGTTTACACCTCTGCATCAAGAGATAAAGGCGGGATTTTAAAATCGGTTTTAAACAATATTTTTTACGATAAAACCTTAAAACCAACGGTAGCAGAAATAAAAGAAAGCACGATTACAGGCCGTGAGTATAAAACCATTGATTTTATTCTTCCAGGTCAATTGGGCTTTTCGCTATTAAGCACAGGCGTTTTCGGAACAGCATTCGTATTCTTAAGTCTGCGCCAGACCCTGGTAATCAAGCGTTTTTTCGCAACTCCGGTAAGGCGTTCAAGCATTGTCATTGGCGAAGGAATTGCCCGTATTGGATTTGCCTTAATAGGTGCATTATTTATCATTTTAATTGGCCATTTCTTTTTTGGCTTTACCCTGGTACATGGTGCACTCACGGTCGTCAACATGCTTATACTGGCCACAATGGGCATTATCGTTTTTATGGGCTTTGGCTTTATTATCTCGGGCATTGCCAAAAGCGAAAGTATGGTACCTCCAATATCAAATATTATTACCCTACCACAGTTTTTACTATCGGGAACATTCTTTTCTATCGAGGCTTTTCCAAGTTGGTTACAGCCGATTAGCCGGGCTTTGCCACTTACCTATTTAAATGATGCCATGCGCAAAGTAGCTTTTGAAGGTTTAGGCTTGTGGGATGTAAAATTCCAGATTATGATCTTATTGCTTTGGGGTATTGGCATTTATGCAGTAGCGGTAAAAGTATTTAAGTGGGAATAA
- a CDS encoding Fic family protein codes for MWDFDLSDLEELLPQIERLYEKKARLETSRPLPNSALHRIKEDLTLEWTYNSNSIEGNTLSLKETQMVLQEGMTVKGKSLREHFEAYNHEKAIDYLYTLVNKNYTLRSIDILSLHGLVLRSIEDDYAGRLRNGGVRIVGANFTPPNANKVSDLLDQLITFINDNPLGLNDIVLSTIFHHKLVWIHPFFDGNGRTVRLAMNLLLMRNGFPPAIILKNDRKKYYEALNQANKSNYHKLCLLMLQALERSLNIYINALPGNNYGDYEPISQIVSEPEFPYGQEYVSLLARQGKIDAYKEGRDWLTTKSAVQSYIKTRKRKR; via the coding sequence ATGTGGGATTTTGATTTAAGCGATTTAGAAGAGCTATTACCGCAAATAGAAAGGTTATACGAAAAAAAGGCCAGGTTAGAAACTTCAAGGCCATTGCCTAATAGCGCCCTACACCGCATTAAAGAAGACCTCACGCTGGAGTGGACTTACAACTCAAACAGTATAGAAGGAAATACCTTAAGCCTGAAAGAAACCCAAATGGTTTTACAGGAAGGCATGACAGTAAAAGGAAAATCACTTAGGGAGCATTTCGAAGCTTACAACCATGAGAAAGCCATTGATTACTTATACACCTTAGTCAATAAAAATTACACCTTAAGAAGCATCGATATCCTATCCCTGCATGGCTTGGTATTGCGAAGTATTGAAGATGATTATGCGGGCCGTTTAAGAAATGGCGGAGTACGTATTGTAGGTGCAAACTTTACACCACCCAATGCAAATAAAGTTTCCGATTTATTAGATCAACTGATCACTTTTATTAACGATAATCCATTGGGTTTAAATGATATTGTATTGTCTACTATTTTCCACCATAAACTGGTTTGGATTCATCCGTTTTTTGATGGGAATGGGCGTACCGTAAGGCTTGCGATGAATTTACTACTTATGCGAAATGGCTTCCCTCCTGCTATCATCCTCAAAAACGACAGAAAGAAATACTACGAAGCACTTAATCAAGCTAACAAGAGCAATTACCATAAACTTTGTTTATTGATGTTGCAGGCCTTAGAGCGTTCGTTAAATATCTACATAAATGCATTGCCTGGAAACAATTATGGGGATTATGAACCTATATCACAAATTGTTTCAGAACCTGAGTTTCCTTATGGCCAGGAGTATGTGAGCCTATTGGCAAGGCAAGGCAAAATAGATGCTTATAAGGAAGGCAGAGATTGGCTTACCACAAAATCTGCAGTACAAAGTTATATCAAAACACGGAAGAGAAAACGTTAA
- a CDS encoding TetR/AcrR family transcriptional regulator gives MEAEKIKETVKKAAKELFRKYGYHKTSVNEIAKKARIAKATIYKYFESKEQVLDSILMDYLDQNLYEILHNKVSYGSEEEHLKALVMKTSRLSFTACNEFIGWDFVRENANSQEFLKHLSDQLEALLLAAYLQLDNFKNNPARREGLAFLLKASKSIVFSFAFTSVSDSDVRKNFVSFQKEILPFLVKAAL, from the coding sequence ATGGAAGCTGAAAAAATAAAAGAAACAGTTAAAAAGGCTGCCAAAGAATTATTTAGAAAATATGGTTACCATAAAACCAGTGTAAACGAAATTGCTAAAAAGGCACGGATTGCCAAAGCCACTATTTACAAATACTTTGAGAGTAAAGAACAGGTTTTAGATAGTATTCTGATGGATTACCTGGATCAGAACCTTTACGAAATACTGCACAATAAAGTAAGTTATGGCTCAGAAGAAGAGCACTTAAAAGCACTGGTAATGAAAACAAGTCGCTTATCATTCACGGCGTGTAATGAGTTTATCGGCTGGGATTTTGTTCGTGAAAATGCGAACTCACAGGAGTTTTTAAAGCATTTATCAGATCAGCTCGAAGCCTTATTGTTAGCCGCTTATCTGCAACTGGATAACTTTAAGAATAATCCTGCAAGAAGAGAAGGACTGGCCTTTCTGTTAAAAGCCAGTAAAAGTATCGTGTTTTCATTTGCATTTACTTCAGTTAGCGATTCAGATGTGCGTAAAAACTTTGTAAGTTTCCAGAAAGAAATATTGCCATTTTTGGTAAAAGCAGCACTTTAA
- the pheS gene encoding phenylalanine--tRNA ligase subunit alpha: MLQDKITQYTDKINAFVTEKADELEQFRIKYLGSKGIIKEIFDEFKSVSVEEKRSLGKVLNEFKQLAESKYQTLKESTESTDTKSENSQLDLTLPGEGFEIGSRHPLALVRREIVEIFAKLGFTVAEGPEIEDDWHNFSALNFPEEHPARDMQDTFFIKKGGEKGDIALRTHTSSVQVRMMEQGQPPFRAIMPGRVYRNEAISARAHCFFHQVEGLYVDENVSFADLKQTLFYFVQELYGEGTKVRFRPSYFPFTEPSAEMDISCTICKGAGCQFCKYSGWVEILGCGMVDPNVLENCGIDSKKYSGFAFGMGIERIANLKYVIKDLRLFSENDARFLKQFKSALI; this comes from the coding sequence ATGTTACAGGATAAAATAACACAATATACCGATAAAATTAATGCTTTCGTAACTGAAAAAGCAGATGAGTTAGAGCAATTCCGTATTAAATATTTAGGAAGCAAAGGCATCATAAAAGAAATTTTCGACGAATTCAAATCTGTTTCTGTTGAAGAAAAAAGATCGTTGGGCAAGGTTTTAAACGAATTTAAACAACTTGCAGAATCAAAATACCAAACTTTAAAAGAATCAACCGAAAGCACTGATACTAAAAGTGAAAATTCGCAATTGGATTTAACTTTGCCTGGCGAAGGTTTCGAGATTGGTTCACGCCATCCTTTAGCCTTGGTACGTAGAGAAATTGTAGAGATTTTTGCAAAACTTGGCTTTACAGTAGCAGAGGGACCTGAAATTGAAGATGATTGGCATAATTTCTCGGCACTAAACTTCCCTGAAGAGCATCCTGCAAGAGATATGCAAGATACTTTCTTTATTAAAAAAGGTGGAGAGAAAGGTGATATTGCTTTACGTACGCACACATCTTCAGTACAGGTGCGCATGATGGAGCAAGGCCAGCCACCATTCAGGGCAATTATGCCAGGCCGTGTTTACCGTAACGAAGCCATTTCTGCCCGTGCACACTGTTTTTTTCATCAGGTGGAAGGTTTGTATGTTGATGAAAATGTTTCATTTGCCGATTTAAAACAGACTTTGTTTTATTTCGTTCAGGAATTATATGGAGAAGGTACCAAAGTACGTTTCCGCCCGTCATATTTCCCTTTTACCGAGCCATCTGCAGAAATGGATATTTCTTGTACCATTTGTAAAGGTGCTGGCTGCCAGTTTTGTAAATACAGTGGTTGGGTAGAAATTTTGGGTTGTGGTATGGTAGATCCAAATGTTTTGGAAAACTGTGGAATTGATTCAAAAAAATACAGTGGTTTTGCATTCGGAATGGGAATAGAACGTATTGCTAATCTGAAATATGTAATTAAAGATTTGCGCTTATTCTCTGAGAACGATGCACGTTTCTTAAAGCAATTTAAATCGGCTTTAATTTAA
- the kbl gene encoding glycine C-acetyltransferase, whose protein sequence is MYKTLQPVLQKELEEIENAGLFKRERIIITPQGADIKVSGGAEVVNFCANNYLGLSSHPKVIEAAKKAIDDHGYGMSSVRFICGTQDVHKALEAKISKFLGTEDTILYAAAFDANGGVFEPLFNAEDAIISDELNHASIIDGVRLCKAQRFRYKNADMEDLEKQLIAAKDCRHRIIVTDGAFSMDGSVAPLDKIADLADKYEALIMIDESHCTGFIGKNGRGTHEHFNVMDRIDIITGTLGKALGGASGGFTSGKKEIIDMLRQRSRPYLFSNTLAPAIAGASIAVLDMLSETTSLRDKLESNTQYFREKMTEAGFDIKPGFHPIVPVMLYDAKIAQQFAAKMLEEGIYVIGFFYPVVPQGKARIRVQLSAGHEQHHLDKAIAAFTKVGKELGVI, encoded by the coding sequence ATGTATAAAACATTACAACCTGTTCTGCAAAAAGAACTTGAAGAAATCGAAAACGCTGGATTATTTAAACGCGAACGTATAATTATTACACCTCAGGGTGCCGACATTAAAGTAAGCGGTGGTGCTGAAGTGGTTAACTTTTGTGCAAATAATTATTTAGGCCTTTCTTCTCACCCAAAGGTGATAGAAGCAGCTAAAAAAGCAATCGACGATCATGGTTATGGAATGTCTTCAGTGCGTTTTATCTGCGGAACGCAAGATGTGCACAAAGCGCTGGAAGCTAAAATTTCCAAATTTTTAGGTACTGAAGATACCATTTTATATGCTGCTGCATTTGATGCAAATGGTGGAGTTTTTGAACCATTGTTTAATGCCGAAGATGCCATTATTTCTGATGAGTTAAACCATGCATCCATTATTGATGGGGTGCGTTTGTGTAAAGCACAACGTTTCCGTTATAAAAATGCCGATATGGAAGATTTGGAAAAACAATTAATCGCTGCCAAAGATTGCAGACACAGGATTATTGTTACCGATGGGGCTTTCTCTATGGACGGATCTGTTGCTCCGCTCGATAAAATTGCAGACTTAGCTGATAAATATGAGGCATTGATCATGATTGATGAATCGCACTGTACAGGTTTTATTGGTAAAAACGGCCGCGGAACACACGAGCATTTCAATGTGATGGACCGTATTGATATTATTACAGGTACTTTAGGTAAAGCTTTAGGTGGTGCATCAGGCGGTTTTACTTCTGGCAAGAAAGAAATTATCGACATGTTACGTCAGCGTTCACGTCCTTACTTATTTTCTAATACGCTTGCTCCGGCTATTGCAGGTGCATCAATTGCAGTATTGGATATGTTGAGCGAAACCACCTCATTAAGAGATAAATTAGAAAGCAATACTCAATATTTCCGTGAGAAAATGACCGAGGCCGGTTTTGATATTAAACCAGGTTTCCATCCTATTGTTCCGGTAATGTTATACGATGCTAAAATTGCGCAGCAATTTGCTGCTAAAATGTTAGAAGAAGGAATTTATGTAATTGGTTTCTTTTACCCGGTGGTACCTCAGGGCAAAGCAAGGATACGTGTACAGTTATCAGCCGGACATGAGCAACATCATTTAGATAAAGCAATCGCAGCATTTACCAAAGTAGGTAAAGAATTGGGTGTGATTTAA
- a CDS encoding DUF5686 and carboxypeptidase regulatory-like domain-containing protein, with protein MIRICALLFFCGLTNFVFAQHFTVTGIIKDTNGQPVPFASVYLKSTTSGTSANIDGKYSIKLKSGEHTLSFRAVGYKQQEHIVNASADLVLNVALTAESYTLENVNIRANAEDPAYSIIRKAIKERKVHLNEVKAFSCDVYIKGVQRLKGAPKKFFGQDIQKILELDTNRKGIIYLSESQSKFNFRRPNDVHEEMISSKVAGRNNSFSFNKASDLIINFYDNYLLENKLSSRGYISPIADNALFYYKYKLLGESKENGEIIHKIEVIPRRENDPVFRGIIYIIDDSWRIYNTDVYLTKNAGINFIDTLNISQQFTKVNEVYMPTAINFQFAGNVLGFKIAGYYVGIYSNYNLDPKFPKNFFSGEILKVTEMVNKKDSVYWKNNRPIPLTEDEKINYVKKDSIAKLKESKKYLDSLERENNKFGIGKLLLRGVSINDRYDKEYWQFDPVLKAIFYNTVEGFAIKYGVTYRKDFENRRSYSIRPELRYGFANQKLTGSLTGSYYYNPLKRASVGASFGNGIFDLNNLGSMTQLGNTINSLFYEKNFAKFYEKSFININTTRELASGLQGSVAVDYNRNKSLTNNSTFKFIDAKDREFTSNNPFKPTEDTPLFPTYNAFSATASLTYTFGQKYITRPDGKFYTESKFPKITLLYKKGFNGVLNSDVDYDFVKLEVSQDRIGFGLWGYTSFLAGVGKFLNNKHMYYPDFKHFAGNISTIFPPNLRKFQYLDFYQFSTNQQYFEAHLEHNFAGFFMNKIPLLRKAKLEEFIGGGYLSSPEKRNYKEFYFGIQRLVLRASYGFAYDGATKLTQGFRISYGF; from the coding sequence ATGATAAGAATTTGCGCGCTCCTGTTTTTTTGCGGCCTCACCAATTTTGTATTTGCACAACATTTTACAGTTACTGGTATTATTAAAGATACGAACGGACAACCTGTTCCGTTTGCATCGGTTTATTTAAAAAGCACTACCTCGGGAACCTCTGCAAATATTGACGGAAAATATTCGATTAAGCTGAAAAGCGGTGAGCATACCTTAAGTTTTAGAGCTGTAGGTTACAAACAGCAAGAGCATATTGTGAATGCATCGGCAGATCTTGTGCTTAATGTAGCACTAACGGCAGAAAGTTATACTTTGGAAAATGTTAACATCAGGGCCAATGCCGAAGATCCTGCCTACTCCATTATCCGTAAGGCTATTAAAGAACGAAAAGTACATTTAAATGAAGTGAAAGCATTTAGTTGTGATGTTTACATAAAAGGGGTACAACGGTTAAAGGGTGCACCGAAAAAATTCTTCGGACAGGATATACAGAAAATTTTAGAGCTGGATACCAACCGGAAAGGTATTATATACCTGTCAGAATCGCAGAGTAAGTTTAATTTCAGACGGCCAAATGATGTGCATGAAGAAATGATCTCCTCAAAAGTTGCAGGTAGGAACAACTCATTCAGTTTTAACAAGGCATCGGATCTGATCATCAATTTTTACGATAACTACCTGCTCGAAAATAAATTAAGTTCAAGAGGATATATTTCACCAATTGCAGACAATGCGCTCTTCTATTATAAATATAAATTACTGGGCGAAAGCAAGGAAAACGGAGAAATCATCCATAAAATAGAAGTGATTCCCCGCCGTGAAAACGATCCTGTTTTTAGGGGGATTATCTATATTATTGACGATAGCTGGAGAATTTACAACACAGATGTATACCTCACCAAAAACGCAGGTATTAACTTTATCGATACACTGAACATCAGCCAACAGTTTACCAAAGTTAATGAAGTTTACATGCCTACTGCTATTAATTTTCAATTTGCAGGTAATGTGCTGGGATTTAAAATAGCCGGTTATTATGTGGGAATTTATAGCAATTATAATCTGGATCCTAAATTCCCAAAAAACTTTTTCAGTGGAGAGATCTTAAAAGTTACTGAAATGGTTAACAAAAAAGATTCCGTTTACTGGAAAAATAACAGGCCTATCCCTTTAACGGAAGATGAAAAAATCAATTATGTAAAAAAAGACAGTATCGCGAAGCTAAAAGAATCAAAAAAATATCTTGATTCTCTTGAAAGAGAGAATAATAAATTTGGTATTGGTAAGCTTTTGCTTAGGGGAGTAAGTATTAATGACCGGTATGATAAGGAATATTGGCAGTTCGACCCGGTATTAAAAGCCATATTCTATAATACTGTAGAAGGATTTGCCATAAAATATGGTGTGACCTACAGAAAGGATTTTGAGAATAGAAGATCTTATTCTATTCGACCTGAATTGCGGTATGGTTTTGCCAACCAAAAACTTACCGGAAGTTTAACAGGAAGTTACTACTACAATCCGCTCAAGAGAGCAAGTGTAGGTGCATCTTTCGGAAACGGCATCTTTGATTTGAATAATTTAGGCTCAATGACACAGCTGGGTAACACCATCAACTCGTTATTTTATGAGAAAAACTTCGCCAAGTTTTACGAAAAAAGTTTTATCAATATTAATACCACCCGCGAACTGGCCTCTGGCCTGCAGGGAAGTGTGGCTGTAGATTACAACCGGAATAAAAGCCTCACCAATAACTCAACCTTTAAATTTATAGATGCGAAAGACCGTGAATTTACTTCAAACAACCCTTTCAAGCCAACGGAAGACACACCGCTTTTCCCAACCTATAACGCTTTCAGCGCAACAGCAAGTTTAACCTATACTTTCGGACAGAAATACATTACCCGTCCGGATGGTAAGTTTTACACGGAATCAAAATTCCCTAAAATTACGCTATTGTATAAAAAAGGATTTAATGGTGTATTGAACAGCGATGTTGATTACGATTTCGTGAAGCTTGAGGTTTCTCAGGACAGGATCGGATTCGGATTATGGGGTTACACTTCATTTTTGGCAGGTGTGGGCAAATTTCTGAACAACAAACACATGTATTATCCTGATTTTAAACATTTCGCAGGTAACATCTCCACCATCTTCCCTCCCAATTTAAGGAAATTTCAATATTTAGATTTTTATCAGTTCAGTACCAACCAACAATATTTTGAAGCCCATTTAGAGCATAATTTTGCGGGTTTCTTTATGAATAAAATTCCATTGTTGCGTAAAGCAAAACTTGAAGAATTTATCGGTGGCGGTTATTTATCTTCTCCTGAAAAAAGGAATTACAAAGAATTCTATTTCGGTATTCAACGTCTGGTATTGCGGGCAAGTTATGGCTTCGCTTACGATGGCGCAACCAAGTTAACGCAAGGATTTAGGATATCCTACGGTTTCTAG
- a CDS encoding rhodanese-related sulfurtransferase encodes MKKYQTLLYYCYSYIAEAEQFAADHLKFCKSLDLVGRIIVADEGLNGTVSGTAEACKAYMEAIHADERFAKTEFKIDNVEEPSFLKMHCRYKSEIVHSGLRDTSIINPNKQTGKHLEPVDFMKMKDDEDVIILDVRSNYEHNLGKFKNAVTLDIENFRDFPEQINQLAQYKDKKILTYCTGGIKCEKASALLLHHGFNDVYQLHGGIIKYGKEAGGKDFEGKCYVFDNRIAVDVNEVNPTIVSVCYNCGKTTPKMINCANPECNEHITQCDECGNELQGCCSTACTTNPRKRPYDGTGYYVKVPQPVAVKIG; translated from the coding sequence ATGAAAAAATATCAGACACTACTTTACTATTGCTATAGTTACATAGCAGAGGCAGAACAATTTGCTGCCGATCATCTTAAATTTTGTAAATCGTTAGATTTAGTCGGGCGTATTATCGTTGCCGACGAAGGTTTAAACGGTACCGTTTCTGGAACTGCTGAAGCCTGTAAAGCCTATATGGAAGCTATACATGCTGATGAAAGATTTGCCAAAACTGAATTTAAAATCGATAACGTTGAGGAACCTTCTTTCCTTAAGATGCACTGCCGTTACAAATCGGAAATTGTACATTCTGGTTTAAGGGATACTTCGATTATTAATCCGAACAAACAAACGGGTAAACATTTAGAGCCGGTAGATTTCATGAAAATGAAAGATGATGAGGATGTAATTATCCTTGATGTGCGTTCTAATTATGAGCATAACCTTGGTAAGTTTAAGAATGCAGTAACGTTGGATATTGAGAATTTCCGCGATTTCCCTGAGCAGATTAACCAGCTTGCCCAATATAAAGACAAAAAAATATTAACTTATTGTACCGGAGGCATTAAATGCGAAAAAGCTTCGGCTTTGCTTTTACACCATGGCTTTAATGATGTTTATCAATTGCATGGTGGCATTATCAAGTACGGGAAAGAAGCTGGTGGAAAGGATTTTGAAGGCAAATGTTATGTTTTCGACAACCGTATCGCTGTTGACGTAAACGAAGTAAACCCTACTATTGTTTCGGTTTGCTATAATTGTGGCAAAACCACACCAAAAATGATCAACTGTGCCAATCCTGAGTGTAACGAGCACATTACCCAATGCGATGAATGCGGTAACGAACTTCAGGGCTGTTGCTCAACAGCATGCACTACGAACCCACGTAAACGTCCTTATGATGGTACAGGTTATTATGTGAAGGTTCCGCAGCCGGTAGCGGTGAAAATCGGTTAA
- a CDS encoding four helix bundle protein, protein MELFSLSNQIKKAADSVNLNIAEGCMGQSKAEFKRFLTYSVRSGLEVVSCLFMASSRNYITESEFKRLYMEYEQLCKMISKLKTSL, encoded by the coding sequence ATAGAGCTATTCAGTCTCTCCAATCAAATTAAAAAAGCAGCAGATTCAGTAAACCTTAATATTGCTGAGGGCTGCATGGGCCAGTCAAAAGCTGAGTTCAAAAGATTTCTAACCTATTCTGTCCGATCTGGATTAGAGGTCGTGAGTTGTCTTTTTATGGCTTCATCAAGAAATTATATCACGGAATCCGAATTTAAAAGGTTATACATGGAATACGAGCAGCTTTGTAAAATGATTTCGAAGTTGAAAACTTCTCTTTAA